In Clarias gariepinus isolate MV-2021 ecotype Netherlands chromosome 21, CGAR_prim_01v2, whole genome shotgun sequence, the sequence TTggaacaggtacagtattattaCCCTTAACATtgataataatatacagtatatactttaaATTCTATTAATCTAATTATCATCATTACCTTCAGCTGGTCATCCTTAGCCCCTGTCTTCGCTGCTCTCTCGCTTCCTGCCAGGTCAACGAGGTTCAGCTTACCAAAGGTCATGCTGCCATTCGCCAGGTTGCGACTTTCCAGCATGATACTGATGATCAGGTGAGAGCGAGAGCTTTCTATATTCATCTCTGTGAGGTCAATCACACAGCCAAGTCACAATTTTAGTGTCACAAAGATAGAGTatgatacagtacatttgtaccAACTTTGACTATAACATACTGGTAGCTGCAATATGGCGGTTGGCAGATGCAAGTGCGAAGAGAGCAAAAAGCTCGCCCGCACTAGTTGCTTCCTTTGCCTCCGCTCCTTGGGCAAATACGAGcccctttttgtcctttttaatCTCAATGCGTTTTGACAGCGCCTCAGCTGGGCTCACGAAGAGATCCTGCAGCCTATCGTTATACAGCTCCAGCATAGAAGCCGAGACCTGGACACGGCACAGAAATAGAAGAGAGATGAAggtgatgattattattattgaggtCCAAAATCTCATGTCCAACTCTCAGTACATGCAAACTAAACCAACACATgagaaaagaaatgaagagaaaatgagagaaacAAATCCATGGTTTAGTCTGGTGCTATTCCTCCCCACGTTAGGAGGGTGCATCCATTACTCTGACTGCTCGATACAATTATCATTATGATGGTATTAAACCATGTCAGCGCTTAAGATAAATCCCAAACTTCCCTGGTCCCTTTTCTTTATCAAGCACTTCATCAGGGAGCTCAGAACTGCAACCTCCTACTTAGGTACTGCAAGTTCTTACTTAGGGATCTTCTGTTCGCAACTTATTTACATATACAACTTATTTACTTACTGTATTTACAAGGCATTTAACAGATGTCCTTATAGTCTCGTGAAAGAAAAGACCATCATTTTTTTCCGTAAAGACTTCAGAAAATGCTAGGTTTCAAGTCTTTCTTTAAGGACAGATGTTGATTTATTCGTACAGACAGCCACGGGATGTTTATTTAACCTACTGGGTTCAATGACTTATATTATCACCTGGCACAGTAGACATACTCTATTCAACTCCATCAATCACCGTTACCTGCCACAATTGTTTTCTAAAAGGTAAATCCATCACTGCTTTTGGTTGCAGACCTTAGAAGATCGAGCATCTGTCCATCAAGCTGACCCTTGAGATGTGACGTCATTGGTTGGATTGGACTCCTGTCAATTAAAATCTGAAGTGCTTAAAAAGGATGTTTCTCCCCACAGAAAGTTGATTCACCTGCTTTTCCATCAATATGTCCTACTGACCCTGCTGGGTTGTTTAGATCCTCTGGGAGATCAGGTTTGGGATTTATTAGTGCCTTTACCTGCATCCTTATCAACCTGCACCATGTGCTGTAGGCATGGCTCAGCATTGTGTTGCTCTGCTGTCACCTGATGAGTGATTAATAAGAAATGGGCTTCCTTAACTATCTACTATAGTCTTGGTCTACATTAACCTACATTACCTGTTTTGCTTTTATTAGTACCACCGCCCTTATTTCACAGCCAATGTACAGTACgctctcatttaaaaaaaaaaaaagataatttacaGGCATTCTGTAAGTGTCCAGAATCTTTTTTCCTCTATGCCACATTGTTCCATTTTGCCTTTACTCTCGGCTTTTTATGGAATGTATGCTTATGtcacttcatttttttaagatatGAAAAGAAGTAAGTGATTAAGTATAGAAAAGtgattaagacaaaaaaactataaaagacATAGTTAAGATCACCTTGAACTCAAATTTCGTCTCATTCTCTTGGATGATTTCAAAGATCCTAGTAAATGTCCTAGGGACGATTCCAGGGTTTTTCTGCTCTTTATCTCCCAACATAGTAAAAGTTTTTCCCGAGCCGGTCTGTCCGTATGCAAAGATGCATACATTGAAGCCATCTATTGCTGACTGAATTAGCCTTTAGAGAGAATATACAATCTCAGAATAAAGAATATCTATTTTAATCTATTACTTGTtctgaatataataaaaaaaacataaaaaaaataaatggtaggtttgtgtgtttgctcgTCTACCTGCTGGACTCCTGGAACACGTCATcctgtgtgtgcgctgtggtaAAGATCCTGTCAAACTGAAACTCTCGAGGCCCTCGCGGCGTTTCTAGGATCACTGAATAATCATCCAGACATGACACAATGGTGCTGGTCCCCCTTGCCAGCTCTGCCCGAGTCTGAGGCCTTATACGGCAGAACACCCGGATCTTGCCTGTAAACAATGCGTGTGTATAACGTAACAACAGGGTTAGTGTAAAGTTACAAACTGCATGGTTTTATTCTGGTAAagatatatgtttaaaaaaaaaacgcaacagTTATAAACTAgtcagcacagtggtgtagtggttagcagcaTTGCTATGGTATGGGTTTGAGTCCcgtctctgtatgcatggagtttatatgttctccccgtgattggtgggtttcctcctggtactctagtttcctcccatagttcacacacctgcacattaggctaattggcgttcccaaattgactgtagtgtgtgcatgtgtgtgccctgtgatggattggcaccatgtatcagtgtctcctgggataggctttaggccccccgcgaccctaaatacagaataaagcggtatggaTGAGTAAGCGAGTTAtgaaagtttaacttttgtttttctaaatgaCTACCGTAGTCATGATCTGGGATTGTTTTATACCCTTTCATGCGAATACATGCAGGCGTAATGAGTGGGCAATGAATGAAAACGAATGTTATATGCATATGTATATGCTTATCAAAAACTATGCCTTTCATATCCTCCACCATATTGTAGTACTTCTTTCGGAGGGTCCGCTCTGCTGAGTAGTGCTCAGtcattttcttgttttcttctttGGCCTGTTTCAACTGGAGAAACACAGAGCAACAAATGAACATAGGGAAATGAATCAGACCTAGTCATTTGTTCAAGtttgttatgttttattaaagtgcatgtgcatcaTCAGCCACAAACAACATCAGTCACTCAGCCCTTCATGCATTTACTTTGACTTAAACATGATGGACTGGTAGTATGATGACAGCTTAATTATTGACttttaatacaataaaagtTTTGTTTGGTAACACATGACAAAACACGTAAGATAATTAAGTACCCCTTCATCAGTCAGAGTCAGTATGAAACTAAATATTGTAAGGGCTTTATTAGTTTGGGGATTTTGGAAAACACTGtctttttgtatttgtacaTTAGCCAGTTATTCTCACCTCAGCCTGTAGGAGGAGCAGCTGCTGGCCCACGCTCTTCCCAACCTCAGAGTTTAGGACATCACTGTTTTTTAACCTTTCCTCAAACATCTGGAGAATCAAAAATCGGAGTAATGATCAGAGGAAAATGTGTCAATGGACCACTAGCCCTTTACAAAAGAtgacagcatgttttttttgtacaaggGCAGCACAATGAGTTGAATTTTAATCTCGGACATGATTTTTCGCTTTGTTTCTGTGTATAGGTAAACAGCTAGAATAATCAGTAAGTCTAAATGAGATACACTAACAAAGACTTAGAAGGGCtggaaatgtatatatttttgtgagAAGTTCAGTATTGCAACCTTCGTCAGGTGTTACATTACTATAaaaatttgtaaagtaaaaaaaaaatgcatgagtgAAAAAGGACATTGCACATGTGTTTGTCTCAAATCTCgtggaaaaaaaagcttcacaTCCTAGGAAAAAGCCTGCATGCATGCATGTCAAAAGGTTGGTCAGCGGAAAAGGCGATGCATGTTTTTAGAATTTGGTGGTGGGGGCATTTCATAAGCCAGACTCCACCATAGACATTaatactgtacctactgtagaTGCCACAGGACTGGCCTGCGAGCTAATAGCTGGACACAGGGGAGCTGCAGTTTGACAAAAAAAGTACtctaatgtttacattttacttccaattttaatcagttattttgtttattcaaGGGTTTATGGTGCATGGTTAATATAGTACAACAAATGTTTTATCTCAGTAAGGCTATTATTGCTGCTAGAGAAAGGTTTAGCAGAGTTTAAAacgcagggtgccaatccatcgcagggcgcacacacatacactacgggcaatttgggaatgtcaattaacctaacctacatgtctttggaggaaactggagtacccggaggaaacccaccaagcacgaggagaacatgcaaactccatgcacacagagacaggaatcgagcctggcctggaatcgaacccagaccctggaggtgcaaggcgacagtgctaaccactacaccaccgtgccgcccagattagttaaattttacattaataacATTTGTAAGACagttaaaatgtacattatgcTAGGGAAAAAAAGTACATTGTGGGTGTAATAGCAGAACATGGGAGAAGCTAAGATTTGCTTTCTCCTTCTTATTAATGACTTAATGCTGTGTGTTAGATGATCAGTTAGTTCAGATGTATCAGACATTAAGGGAACTGTTGTGCATGGCAGAGGACCCTCGAGTCAAGAACACCAGATTTGCAGTAGTGCACTGAAGTGCTGTTCAGTGTCAGTCATTTAATTATTGCTCTTTAATTGTCGATGGTGTTGATGTGAGTTTCTGAGTACATACTTTCACACTCTCATCCAATGCTGCAGAATCTTCCTCGCTGATGGGGCCTGGGATTGTAATATCAGACATTAAACCAAAGACTGGCAGCACAACTCATTTGCAAAGACACGTCATAGATGGGGTGATTTTAGTTGCTGCTGTTCTTGTCATTATTGATTTGTTTACCAGCGATGGTGGGTGTAACCCCTGCTTTGATGCACTCCAGGGCTAGATGTAGGATTtcatgtttctgcagcttaaccTCAGCTTGAGTCACCTC encodes:
- the si:dkey-96l17.6 gene encoding uncharacterized protein si:dkey-96l17.6, whose translation is MHLNSGAENITLSLNFMGKKLRNHTVAPATKQRAWEGASPSKGAEEKRGGLSRLVRTRPLMGVQNELPGSIQDLKEEVHHEPCNVHNTHLDQANNAGKIRVFCRIRPQTRAELARGTSTIVSCLDDYSVILETPRGPREFQFDRIFTTAHTQDDVFQESSRLIQSAIDGFNVCIFAYGQTGSGKTFTMLGDKEQKNPGIVPRTFTRIFEIIQENETKFEFKVSASMLELYNDRLQDLFVSPAEALSKRIEIKKDKKGLVFAQGAEAKEATSAGELFALFALASANRHIAATKMNIESSRSHLIISIMLESRNLANGSMTFGKLNLVDLAGSERAAKTGAKDDQLKEANSINKSLSALGDVISALAMEQAHVPYRNNKLTQLMQDSLGGNAKTLMFLNISPSGCNLDETLTSLIYASRVKAITNHAQRNMESKEIAQLKEVILRLKSGQAVEEEDV